In the genome of Epinephelus lanceolatus isolate andai-2023 chromosome 18, ASM4190304v1, whole genome shotgun sequence, one region contains:
- the LOC117268822 gene encoding NACHT, LRR and PYD domains-containing protein 3-like, which translates to MMTAVTELLLETLDDLGKDELKIFKWFLQQAEILEDFPAIPRSRLEKADKLDTLDLIVQTYNEQSVEVTKKVLTKINRNDLVQNLSNVSLRPKQIVHDVGGILESSGAPSASLPSPHTNSSQTEDLLEPDPDPSELIALNRCTLQSHLQNRFMCAQEGWTERMDKKHLADVYIELYITNGSGVNINRQHEVRHIEMASREPGATEQPIQPSDIFTHPSGKNTPVRTVLTSGIAGIGKTFLVHKFILDWAEGRANQDVHLTFPFTFRQLNLLKGRRFRFAELIHKCIRETKDISEEDLNDIFAKLQASGNTNYDKSKFKLLFVLDGLDESRFQFDFTADINATIDVTQAVRVDALLTSLIKGDLLPSARLWITTRPAAASQIPLDFIDIMTEVRGFTDAQKEEYFRRRFRDEELCGRILSHIKTSRSLHIMCHIPVFCWITATVLEDILKMSDKEELPKTLTELYIEFLLFQIRQTKEKYGTEKSIEYIQLLAKLAFLQLEKGNLIFYEKDLKESGIDFNEASVYSGVFTQIFKKEHRWKKDKEEDKMFSFVHLSIQEFLAAVYVVQSLINKNKNVMVQQQLKLKSVQMLFKKPSMAEVQRMAINKALKSPDGHLDLFLRFLLGLSLETSQISLQGLLKQTISTSKDNQKTVQYIKEKIRENPSPERCINLFHCLNELNDHSLVEEIQQYLSSGSLSTAKVSPAQWSALVFILLSSGKDLDVFDLRKYSASEEGLLRLLPVVKNSNVFLVSGCNLSERSCEALVSVLSSQSSSLRELDLSNNNLQDSGVELLSLGLESPHCVLETLRLSGCKLSWRSCKALASVLSSQFSSLRELDLSNNDLQDSGVELLSTGLMSPCCKLERVRLNVCKLSERSCAALASDLRSQSSSLRELDLSNNDLQDSGVKLLSTGLESPHCVLETLRLSGCLVTEDGCVSLASALSSNPSHLRELDLSYNHPGDSGVQLLSAGLDDPQWRLETLSVDHIGACWLKSGLRKYACEVTLDPNTANKYLSLSEDNRTVTLVRKMQPYPYHPERFHHWKQLLCTSGLTGRCYWEVERKGWVSVGVTYRGIGRRGQGADCCIGLSDTSWNLCCSRDRYSAFNNNRMTAISTTNSVSDRVAVYLDWPAGTLSFYRVSSDTLIHLHTFHCTFTEPLYPAFGFEYLIRFDSTVSLCQVREGELPPGDKHNC; encoded by the exons ATGATGACGGCAGTTACAGAGCTGCTGTTGGAAACACTGGATGATCTGGGAAAGGATGAGCTAAAGATCTTTAAGTGGTTCCTGCAGCAGGCTGAAATCCTGGAGGATTTCCCTGCCATCCCAAGGAGCCGTCTGGAAAAGGCTGACAAGctggacacactggacctgATTGTGCAGACCTACAATGAACAGTCTGTGGAGGTGACCAAGAAAGTGTTGACAAAGATCAACAGGAATGACCTGGTGCAAAATTTGTCCAATGTCAGCTTGAGGCCCAAAC AAATTGTGCATGATGTTGGAGGAATTTTGGAGAGCAGCGGTGCACCTTCTGCCTCTCTTCCTTCCCCTCATACCAACAGCAGTCAGACTGAAG ATCTGCTGGAACCAGACCCTGACCCTTCAGAGCTCATTGCATTAAACAGATGCACACTCCAATCACACCTCCAGAACAGGTTTATGTGTGCACAAGAAGGGTGGACGGAAAGGATGGATAAAAAACACCTAGCTGATGTCTACATAGAGCTCTACATCACAAATGGGAGTGGTGTAAACATCAACAGGCAGCATGAGGTCAGGCATATTGAGATGGCATCAAGAGAACCAGGGGCAACAGAGCAACCAATCCAACCCAGTGATATCTTTACACACCCCTCTGGGAAAAACACACCTGTAAGAACAGTGCTGACCAGTGGGATTGCAGGAATTGGCAAAACGTTCCTTGTACACAAATTCATCCTGGACTGGGCTGAAGGAAGAGCCAATCAAGATGTGCATCTCACATTCCCCTTCACTTTCCGCCAGCTGAATTTACTCAAGGGCAGAAGGTTTCGTTTTGCTGAGCTCATTCACAAATGTATCAGGGAAACCAAAGACATCAGTGAGGAGGATCTTAATGACATTTTCGCTAAACTACAGGCTTCAGGAAACACCAACTATGACAAGAGTAAATTCAAACTTCTTTTTGTGCTTGATGGGCTGGATGAAAGCCGATTTCAATTCGACTTCACTGCTGACATAAATGCCACTATTGATGTGACACAGGCAGTTAGAGTAGATGCCCTGTTGACTAGCCTCATCAAGGGGGACCTGCTACCTTCTGCTCGCCTCTGGATAACCACACGACCAGCAGCAGCTAGCCAGATCCCTCTTGACTTCATTGACATAATGACAGAGGTGAGAGGGTTCACTGatgcacagaaggaagagtaCTTCAGGAGGAGATTCAGAGATGAGGAGCTTTGTGGCAGAATCCTCTCCCACATCAAGACATCACGAAGCCTCCACATCATGTGCCACatcccagtcttctgctggatTACTGCTACAGTTCTGGAGGACATCTTGAAAATGAGTGACAAAGAAGAGCTGCCCAAAACCCTGACTGAGTTGTACATAGAATTCTTGTTGTTTCAGATCAGACAGACAAAAGAGAAGTATGGCACAGAGAAGAGCATTGAGTATATTCAGTTGCTAGCAAAACTTGCTTTTCTCCAACTGGAAAAGGGGAACCTGATCTTCTACGAAAAAGATCTCAAAGAGAGTGGCATTGACTTCAACGAAGCCTCAGTGTACTcaggagtgttcacacagatcttTAAAAAGGAGCACCGCTGGAAGAAGGACAAGGAGGAGGATAAGATGTTCAGCTTTGTCCATCTTAGTATTCAAGAGTTCTTGGCTGCTGTTTATGTGGTACAGTCActcattaacaaaaacaaaaatgtaatggtGCAACAACAGCTCAAGTTAAAAAGTGTCCAGATGCTTTTTAAGAAACCCTCTATGGCAGAGGTCCAAAGAATGGCTATTAACAAGGCCTTAAAGAGTCCAGATGGACATCTGGACTTGTTCCTCCGCTTCCTCCTTGGTCTCTCCCTAGAAACCAGCCAGATTAGCTTACAAGGCCTCCTGAAACAGACAATAAGCACGTCAAAGGACAATCAGAAAACAGTGCAGTACATCAAGGAAAAGATCCGTGAGAATCCGTCTCCAGAGAGATGCATTAACCTTTTCCACTGTCTGAATGAGCTCAATGATCATTCCCTAGTGGAGGAGATCCAGCAGTACTTGAGTTCAGGAAGTCTCTCCACAGCCAAAGTCTCTCCTGCTCAGTGGTCAGCTCTAGTCTTCATTTTGCTGTCATCAGGAAAAGACCTGGATGTGTTTGACCTCAGGAAGTACTCTGCTTCAGAGGAAGGTCTCCTGCGGCTGCTCCCCGTAGTCAAGAACTCGAATGTATTCTT AGTAAGTGGCTGCAAcctctcagagagaagctgtgaagctctggtctcagttctcagctcccagtcctccagTCTAAGGgagctggacctgagtaacaacaacctgcaggattcaggagtgGAGCTGCTTTCTTTGGGACTGGAGAGTCCACACTGTGTactggaaactctcag ACTGAGTGGCTGTAAGCTGTCCTGGAGAAGCTGTAAAGCTCTGGCTtcagttctcagctcccagtTCTCCAGTCTGAGAGAGCTAGACCTGAGTAACAATGacctgcaggattcaggagtgGAGCTGCTCTCAACCGGACTGATGAGTCCATGCTGTAAACTGGAAAGAGTCAG GTTGAATGTGTGTAAGCtgtcagagagaagctgtgcAGCTCTGGCCTCAGATCTCAGGTCccagtcctccagtctgagaGAACTGGACCTCAGTAACAATGacctgcaggattcaggagtgaagctcCTTTCTACTGGACTAGAGAGTCCACACTGTGTactggaaactctcag ACTGTCAGGCTGCCTGGTCACAGAGGACGGCTGTGTTTCTTtggcctcagctctgagctCCAACCCatcccatctgagagagctggacctgagctaTAATCATCCAGGAGACTCAGGAGTGCAGCTGTTGTCCGCTGGACTGGATGATCCACAGTGGAGACTGGAGACTCTCAG TGTGGATCATATTGGAGcgtgctggttgaaatctggtCTGAGGAAAT ATGCCTGTGAAGTCACCCTGgacccaaacacagcaaacaaataCCTCTCCTTGTCTGAGGACAACAGAACAGTGACACTGGTAAGAAAGATGCAGCCGTATCCTTACCACCCAGAGAGATTCCACCACTGGAAGCAGCTGCTGTGCACAAGTGGTCTGACTGGCCgctgttactgggaggtggagagaAAAGGGTGGGTGTCTGTGGGAGTGACTTACAGAGGAATTGGAAGGAGGGGGCAAGGTGCCGACTGCTGCATTGGTCTCAGTGACACATCTTGGAACTTGTGCTGCTCTCGGGACCGTTATTCTGCCTTCAACAATAACAGAATGACAGCCATAAGTACAACCAACTCTGTTTCTGACAGAGTAGCAGTGTATCTGGACTGGCCTGCTGGTACTCTGTCCTTCTACAGagtctcctctgacacactgatCCACCTCCACACATTCCACTGCACATTCACTGAACCCCTCTATCCTGCATTTGGGTTTGAGTATCTGATTAGGTTTGACtccacagtgtctctgtgtcaagtgagggagggagagttGCCTCCTGGAGACAAACACAACTGCTGA